In one Winogradskyella sp. MH6 genomic region, the following are encoded:
- the dapF gene encoding diaminopimelate epimerase, whose product MTMTFYKYQGTGNDFIIVDNRLQQIDKNNTKRIAELCDRRFGIGADGFILLENDSSSDFKMVYYNSDGNQSTMCGNGGRCIVAFAKFLGIIENETEFLAIDGLHKAKIEDQIIHLHMQNVDVVVVFDNHLFLDTGSPHHVEMVSDIKGLDVKSKGSKIRYGEPYNEAGSNVNFVEQLADNRFAVRTYERGVEDETLSCGTGVTAVALAMHKINKTMQNQVELKVEGGELKVHFTKNDNGYEDIWLIGPAEQVFKGEIEW is encoded by the coding sequence ATGACAATGACATTCTATAAATATCAAGGCACCGGAAACGATTTTATTATTGTTGATAATCGTTTACAACAAATAGACAAAAACAATACCAAACGTATTGCCGAATTATGTGACAGACGTTTTGGCATTGGTGCAGATGGTTTTATACTTTTAGAAAATGATTCATCTTCAGACTTTAAGATGGTATATTATAACTCAGATGGCAATCAAAGCACTATGTGTGGCAATGGAGGACGGTGTATTGTAGCATTTGCTAAATTTTTGGGAATTATAGAAAATGAAACCGAATTTTTAGCTATTGATGGTTTGCATAAGGCTAAGATTGAAGACCAAATTATTCATTTACATATGCAAAATGTAGATGTGGTTGTAGTTTTTGACAATCATTTGTTTTTAGATACAGGCTCACCACATCATGTAGAAATGGTAAGTGATATTAAAGGCTTAGATGTAAAATCAAAAGGATCTAAAATTAGATATGGTGAGCCATATAATGAAGCAGGAAGCAATGTTAATTTTGTTGAACAATTAGCAGACAATCGATTTGCAGTAAGAACCTATGAGCGTGGAGTAGAGGACGAGACCTTGTCTTGTGGTACAGGAGTTACTGCGGTAGCTTTAGCAATGCACAAGATTAATAAAACGATGCAAAACCAAGTTGAATTAAAAGTTGAAGGCGGAGAACTTAAAGTACATTTTACCAAGAACGATAATGGTTACGAAGATATCTGGCTTATTGGTCCTGCAGAGCAAGTTTTTAAAGGCGAAATAGAATGGTAA
- the murQ gene encoding N-acetylmuramic acid 6-phosphate etherase, with the protein MSFIKTTEQDSLYNDLETMSVKDIISNINKEDKTVPLAVEKALPQIEALINQVTFKLKNGGRLFYIGAGTSGRLGILDASECPPTFGVSHDLVIGLIAGGDKAIRKAVENAEDSTTQGWEDLKAFNISKKDIVIGIAASGTTPYVVSTLKKCNQANIITGCITCNKNSPLSLEANYPIEIIVGPEFLTGSSRMKAGTAQKLVLNMITTTSMIQLGKVKGNKMIDMQLSNDKLVERGIKMIMNELSISKEEASKLLNTHKSVRKSINHGRTKQNR; encoded by the coding sequence ATGTCATTTATAAAAACAACAGAACAAGATTCTTTATACAACGACTTAGAAACAATGTCTGTAAAAGATATTATTTCTAATATTAATAAAGAAGATAAAACTGTACCGTTAGCTGTAGAAAAGGCATTACCTCAAATTGAAGCTCTTATTAATCAAGTTACCTTCAAATTAAAAAACGGTGGAAGACTATTTTATATTGGAGCAGGAACGAGTGGTAGATTAGGTATTTTAGATGCATCAGAATGCCCTCCGACATTTGGAGTTTCCCATGATTTAGTTATAGGCTTAATAGCTGGTGGAGATAAAGCCATAAGAAAGGCAGTAGAAAACGCCGAAGACTCTACAACTCAAGGTTGGGAAGACTTAAAAGCATTTAATATCTCTAAAAAAGATATTGTTATAGGAATCGCTGCATCAGGAACTACCCCCTATGTTGTTAGTACTTTAAAAAAATGTAATCAAGCAAATATTATTACTGGTTGTATTACTTGTAATAAAAATAGCCCTTTAAGTTTAGAAGCAAATTATCCTATTGAAATTATCGTAGGTCCAGAATTTCTCACAGGTAGCTCAAGAATGAAAGCTGGAACTGCTCAGAAATTAGTTCTTAATATGATTACCACCACGTCAATGATACAATTAGGCAAGGTTAAAGGCAATAAGATGATAGATATGCAACTAAGTAATGATAAATTAGTTGAAAGAGGTATAAAAATGATTATGAATGAATTGAGCATATCTAAAGAAGAAGCAAGCAAACTACTAAATACACATAAAAGCGTAAGAAAGAGTATTAATCATGGACGAACAAAACAGAACAGATAA
- a CDS encoding glyceraldehyde-3-phosphate dehydrogenase, which translates to MGFNDTYEKELAFQADRRRATVEFIKTVSDLWYDNSIELVLFRNQLIDRKVSEILNLHEYAGEFVQKPISIFDSVEIAQAIKKLNLPPAKLDIGKLTYEYHLEDQKYDNATAFVAAKLKDAYNSKELEPKDVILYGFGRIGRLVARELMTRTGKGNQLRLRAIVTRGEINETVLEKRASLLRNDSVHGDFSGTVSVDVKNSALIVNGTTVNIISANAPEDIDYTKYGINNALVIDNTGAFRDDKALGRHLKSKGVEKVLLTAPGKGVPNIVHGVNHLEHNPDEVKIFSAASCTTNAITPVLKAVEDSFGVKSGHLETIHAYTNDQNLVDNFHKKYRRGRAAGLNMVITETGAGQAVSKALPSLDGKLTSNAIRVPVPNGSLAILNLELEKETSVETMNTIMKKYALEGDLVEQIKYEMSDELVSSDIVGSSAPSIYDSKATIVRADGKNVILYIWYDNEYGYSHQVIRLAKYVSKVRRYTYY; encoded by the coding sequence ATGGGTTTTAACGACACTTACGAAAAAGAGTTAGCGTTTCAAGCAGACCGTCGCAGAGCAACGGTTGAATTTATTAAAACAGTAAGCGACCTATGGTACGACAATTCCATTGAGCTTGTTTTATTCAGAAATCAATTAATCGACAGAAAAGTGAGCGAAATTTTAAATCTGCACGAATATGCAGGCGAATTTGTTCAAAAGCCAATTTCAATCTTTGATTCTGTAGAAATTGCTCAGGCAATCAAAAAATTAAATTTACCTCCTGCTAAATTAGACATTGGTAAATTAACGTACGAGTATCACTTAGAAGATCAGAAGTACGATAATGCTACAGCTTTTGTTGCAGCTAAATTAAAAGATGCTTATAACTCTAAAGAGTTAGAACCTAAAGATGTTATTCTTTATGGTTTTGGTAGAATTGGTAGATTAGTAGCACGTGAACTTATGACACGTACTGGTAAAGGCAACCAACTAAGATTAAGAGCTATTGTAACCCGTGGTGAGATTAACGAAACTGTTTTAGAAAAGCGTGCTTCTTTATTGAGAAACGATTCTGTGCATGGAGATTTCTCTGGTACGGTTAGCGTAGATGTTAAGAACAGTGCTTTAATTGTTAATGGTACAACGGTTAATATCATTTCTGCAAATGCGCCAGAAGATATTGACTACACAAAATACGGTATCAACAATGCATTAGTAATTGACAATACAGGAGCATTTAGAGATGACAAAGCTTTAGGAAGACATTTAAAATCTAAAGGTGTAGAAAAAGTGTTATTAACTGCACCTGGAAAAGGAGTGCCTAATATCGTACATGGAGTTAACCACTTAGAGCATAACCCAGATGAAGTTAAGATTTTCTCTGCGGCTTCTTGTACTACTAACGCTATTACACCTGTTTTAAAAGCTGTTGAAGATTCTTTTGGTGTAAAGTCTGGACATTTAGAAACTATTCACGCATATACAAACGACCAGAACTTGGTAGATAACTTCCACAAAAAATACAGACGTGGTAGAGCTGCTGGTCTTAACATGGTAATTACAGAAACTGGTGCCGGACAAGCAGTGAGTAAAGCATTACCTTCATTAGATGGCAAATTAACTTCTAATGCGATTAGAGTTCCTGTGCCAAATGGTTCTTTAGCGATTCTTAACTTAGAATTAGAAAAAGAAACTTCTGTAGAGACCATGAATACCATCATGAAAAAATACGCGCTTGAAGGTGATTTAGTTGAGCAAATTAAATATGAAATGAGTGACGAACTTGTTTCTAGTGATATTGTTGGAAGCTCAGCACCATCAATCTACGATAGTAAAGCAACCATTGTAAGAGCCGACGGTAAAAATGTCATCTTATATATATGGTACGATAACGAATATGGCTATAGCCACCAAGTTATTAGACTTGCAAAATATGTTTCTAAAGTAAGACGCTATACTTATTATTAG
- a CDS encoding tRNA (guanine-N1)-methyltransferase, translated as MKFLAKVTVILIVTFNLQTLTAQTQQDDADEQYSLDSGNIDSQFEYVFRKSGNFKGTNGQPYEAVKQAWLLKLKANVLDSLKTTYKDLANSEATVANQVKEIDDLKAKLGNTQTTLDQTNEEKNNMALLGMQTSKTNYNVIMWTIIAALTALLLFFIYKFKNSNSLTKEAKYKLEEVESEFEEHRRNALEREQKVRRQLQDELNKNKA; from the coding sequence ATGAAGTTTTTAGCTAAAGTCACTGTAATTCTTATAGTTACCTTTAACCTACAAACCTTAACCGCACAAACTCAGCAAGACGATGCTGATGAACAATACTCTTTAGATAGCGGCAATATAGATAGTCAATTTGAATATGTTTTTAGAAAATCCGGAAACTTTAAAGGTACAAATGGGCAACCTTACGAAGCTGTAAAACAAGCTTGGTTATTAAAATTAAAGGCCAATGTATTAGATTCACTAAAAACAACCTATAAAGATTTAGCCAATTCTGAAGCTACAGTTGCCAACCAAGTTAAAGAAATAGATGATCTAAAGGCAAAGCTTGGCAACACACAAACCACTTTAGACCAAACAAACGAAGAAAAAAATAACATGGCATTATTGGGAATGCAAACTAGCAAAACCAATTATAATGTCATTATGTGGACAATCATCGCAGCGCTAACAGCTTTGCTTTTGTTCTTTATATACAAATTTAAAAACAGTAACTCACTAACCAAAGAAGCAAAATACAAACTCGAAGAAGTAGAAAGCGAGTTTGAGGAACACAGACGCAACGCTTTAGAGCGCGAGCAAAAAGTAAGACGCCAACTTCAAGATGAGTTGAATAAGAATAAGGCTTAG
- a CDS encoding NADP-dependent isocitrate dehydrogenase — MTKIAKIVYTKTDEAPALATRSFLPIVQSFTKSSGITIETKDISLAARILAVFPDFLTEDQKVADALTELGELAKKPEANIIKLPNISASVPQLEAAIEELQAKGYNLPDYPDEPKNDTEKEIKARYDKVKGSAVNPVLREGNSDRRAPKAVKNYAKKNPHSMGAWSSDSKTHVATMSEGDFAHNEKSYTTPAATTVKIVHTDTEGNTTVLKDNLALQAEEIIDATVMSKKALLAFLEREIKDAKAQGVLMSLHMKATMMKVSDPIIFGHAVRTYFKPVFEKHADTFKKIGVDVNNGFGNLIENLEELPEAKRKEIQADIDAAFNEGPDLAMVNSDKGITNLHVPSDVIIDASMPAMIRTSGQMWNKDGKQQDTKAIIPDSSYAGVYTATIDFCKKHGAFDPTTMGTVPNVGLMAQKAEEYGSHDKTFEIASNGKVEVIDANGTVLISHDVEGGDIWRMCQVKDAPVQDWIKLAVTRAKASQTPAVFWLNEDRAHDSELIKKVNKYLPNYDTEGLDIRILSPIEATNFTLERIKEGKDTISVTGNVLRDYLTDLFPILELGTSAKMLSIVPLMNGGGLFETGAGGSAPKHVQQFVEENHLRWDSLGEFLALAVSLDHFAEVNDNAKARVLGETLDEATEKLLENKKGPSRKVNELDNRGSHFYLALYWAEALANQNKDNALKEEFSTIYNALSSKEEQIVAELIDCQGSPVEIEGYYFPNETLTSSAMRPSKTLNSILN, encoded by the coding sequence ATGACCAAAATAGCAAAGATTGTTTACACAAAAACAGACGAAGCGCCAGCTTTAGCAACACGTTCTTTTTTACCAATAGTTCAATCATTTACCAAATCTTCAGGTATAACTATTGAAACAAAAGACATCTCATTAGCAGCAAGAATTTTAGCTGTATTTCCAGATTTTTTAACTGAAGATCAAAAAGTAGCAGATGCACTTACAGAACTAGGAGAATTAGCAAAAAAACCAGAAGCTAATATTATTAAATTACCTAATATTAGTGCTTCAGTTCCTCAATTAGAGGCTGCTATTGAAGAACTTCAAGCTAAGGGATATAACCTTCCAGACTATCCAGATGAACCAAAAAATGATACTGAAAAAGAAATCAAGGCTCGTTACGACAAAGTAAAAGGTAGCGCTGTAAATCCAGTATTAAGAGAAGGAAACTCAGACAGACGCGCACCAAAAGCTGTTAAGAATTACGCTAAGAAAAACCCACACAGCATGGGAGCTTGGTCGTCAGATTCTAAAACGCATGTAGCAACGATGAGTGAAGGAGATTTTGCACACAATGAAAAATCGTACACTACTCCTGCTGCTACTACTGTTAAAATAGTTCATACAGATACAGAAGGCAATACAACTGTATTAAAAGATAACTTAGCATTACAAGCCGAAGAAATTATCGACGCTACTGTAATGAGTAAAAAAGCGCTTTTAGCTTTCTTAGAAAGAGAAATAAAAGATGCCAAAGCACAAGGCGTATTAATGTCTTTGCACATGAAAGCTACCATGATGAAGGTTTCTGACCCTATCATTTTCGGTCATGCTGTAAGAACCTATTTCAAACCTGTTTTTGAAAAACATGCTGATACTTTTAAGAAAATTGGTGTGGATGTAAATAATGGTTTTGGAAACTTAATAGAAAACCTTGAAGAATTGCCAGAAGCAAAACGTAAAGAAATCCAAGCTGATATTGATGCTGCTTTTAACGAAGGTCCGGATTTGGCTATGGTAAATTCAGATAAAGGTATAACCAACTTACACGTACCAAGCGACGTTATTATTGATGCTTCTATGCCTGCAATGATTCGTACTTCTGGCCAAATGTGGAACAAAGATGGTAAACAACAAGACACAAAAGCTATCATTCCAGATAGTAGTTATGCTGGTGTTTATACAGCTACAATAGACTTCTGTAAAAAACATGGTGCTTTTGATCCGACAACAATGGGAACTGTTCCAAATGTTGGTCTTATGGCTCAGAAAGCGGAAGAATATGGTTCACACGATAAAACTTTCGAAATTGCTTCTAACGGCAAAGTAGAAGTTATTGATGCTAATGGAACTGTTTTGATAAGTCACGATGTTGAAGGTGGTGATATCTGGAGAATGTGCCAGGTTAAAGATGCACCTGTGCAAGATTGGATTAAACTAGCAGTAACACGTGCAAAAGCCTCTCAAACACCTGCTGTTTTCTGGTTAAATGAAGATAGAGCGCATGATTCTGAGTTAATTAAAAAAGTAAATAAATACCTTCCAAATTACGATACCGAAGGTTTAGATATTAGAATCCTTTCACCTATAGAAGCAACTAACTTTACGTTAGAGCGTATTAAAGAAGGTAAAGATACAATCTCTGTTACAGGAAACGTACTTAGAGATTATCTTACTGATTTATTTCCAATTTTAGAATTAGGAACAAGTGCAAAAATGTTATCTATTGTTCCATTAATGAATGGTGGAGGTTTATTTGAAACTGGTGCTGGTGGATCTGCTCCAAAGCACGTACAACAATTTGTTGAAGAAAATCATTTAAGATGGGATTCTCTTGGAGAATTTTTAGCTCTAGCAGTATCTTTAGATCATTTTGCTGAAGTTAATGACAATGCTAAGGCTCGTGTGTTAGGTGAAACTTTAGATGAAGCAACTGAAAAGCTGTTAGAAAATAAAAAAGGACCTTCTCGTAAAGTAAACGAACTAGACAACAGAGGTAGTCACTTCTATTTAGCGTTATATTGGGCTGAAGCTTTAGCTAATCAAAATAAAGATAATGCTTTAAAAGAAGAGTTTTCTACAATTTATAATGCACTTTCGTCAAAAGAAGAGCAAATCGTAGCAGAACTTATAGATTGTCAAGGAAGCCCTGTAGAAATTGAAGGATACTATTTCCCTAACGAAACATTAACAAGTAGTGCAATGCGACCAAGCAAAACACTCAATTCCATATTAAATTAA
- a CDS encoding pentapeptide repeat-containing protein encodes MNLQSISDQNYSNKNYTTNLLPKAEYSYCTFTNCNFENSDISNNVFLECEFVDCNFSNVNIKHTTFNDVSFKSCKLVGINFKDCSEFLLNFNFSNCNLNLSSFSDMNINKTHFTDCKIHQVDFTYTEAKESEFTQCDLMNSIFNNTNLEKADFSTAFNFNINPAKNNLKGAQFSKNNIEGLLNTFKIKIK; translated from the coding sequence ATGAATTTACAAAGCATATCTGATCAAAATTACAGTAATAAAAACTACACCACTAACCTACTTCCAAAAGCAGAATACAGCTATTGCACCTTTACAAACTGTAATTTTGAAAATTCAGACATTTCTAACAACGTTTTTTTAGAATGTGAATTTGTGGATTGTAACTTTAGTAATGTCAATATAAAGCATACTACATTTAATGATGTAAGTTTTAAATCTTGTAAGCTCGTTGGTATTAATTTTAAAGATTGTAGTGAATTTCTACTAAACTTCAACTTTAGTAATTGTAATCTTAATCTTAGCTCGTTTTCTGATATGAACATCAACAAAACACATTTTACAGATTGTAAAATACATCAAGTAGATTTTACATATACAGAAGCAAAAGAATCCGAGTTTACCCAGTGCGACTTAATGAATTCTATTTTCAACAACACCAATCTTGAGAAAGCAGATTTTTCGACAGCGTTTAATTTCAATATCAATCCTGCTAAAAACAATCTTAAAGGTGCTCAGTTTTCAAAAAATAATATTGAAGGGCTATTAAATACCTTCAAAATAAAAATTAAATAA
- a CDS encoding GNAT family N-acetyltransferase produces MVSLKGKHIYLRALEPEDLDFVYEIENDTSLWALSDTQTPYSRFLIKQYLENAQQDIFEAKQLRLAICTLEGVAVGLIDVFDFDIKNKRAGIGILIKDEVNRYKGFGKEALDLLVTYCFKTLHLHQVYANISETNSASLNLFENNGFKKIGLKRDWSFDGQQFSNEYMLQRINN; encoded by the coding sequence ATGGTAAGTTTAAAAGGTAAACATATCTATTTGAGAGCTTTAGAGCCAGAAGATCTCGATTTTGTGTATGAGATAGAAAACGACACTTCACTTTGGGCTTTGAGCGATACTCAAACGCCATATTCAAGATTTTTAATAAAGCAATATTTAGAAAACGCTCAACAAGATATTTTTGAGGCCAAACAGTTACGGTTAGCTATTTGTACTCTTGAAGGTGTAGCTGTTGGATTAATAGATGTATTTGATTTTGATATTAAAAACAAGCGCGCAGGTATTGGCATTTTAATAAAAGATGAAGTAAATCGTTATAAAGGTTTCGGTAAAGAAGCTTTAGATTTATTGGTGACTTATTGTTTTAAAACGCTTCATTTGCATCAGGTTTATGCCAATATTTCAGAAACTAATTCGGCGAGTTTGAATTTGTTTGAAAACAATGGCTTCAAAAAAATAGGATTGAAAAGAGATTGGAGCTTTGATGGACAACAATTTTCCAACGAATATATGTTACAGCGTATTAATAATTAA
- a CDS encoding DUF6095 family protein: MDEQNRTDKDILKKGIKRLAICLVLMFLGPTLLHLTLNNDDKPLYIPLLIVSILLCISAIVMLFLGLNTIMDSMFKKKN, encoded by the coding sequence ATGGACGAACAAAACAGAACAGATAAAGATATTTTAAAAAAGGGTATAAAACGATTAGCTATCTGCTTGGTATTAATGTTCCTCGGGCCTACACTTCTACACTTAACTCTCAATAATGATGACAAACCTTTATATATCCCTCTCTTAATTGTATCTATACTTCTTTGTATTTCAGCAATAGTAATGTTGTTTTTAGGACTAAACACAATAATGGATAGTATGTTTAAAAAGAAAAATTAA
- a CDS encoding trypsin-like peptidase domain-containing protein — translation MKKILSLVGVSVLGGLLTLGGYKLFIEKEQPEQLAVEQVSDLPVYVPTNTTINNSAATIPNFVDAAEKSLDAVVHVKNTAIVSAPITMGDYFFGRSQPRAQVGTGSGVIISPTGYIVTNNHVIQNANEISITLNNNKTYMAELVGTDEATDIALIKIEAEEDLPFLAFGDSDGAKIGEWVLAVGNPFNLNSTVTAGIISAKSRDLSGRNTQSFIQTDAAVNPGNSGGALVNTNGDLIGINTAISSRDGSYIGYSFAVPSNIARKIVNDIMEYGNVQNGILGVVGGALNSKAAEELGTNITEGFYVSDVTEDTGAEKAGIKSGDIIKKIDNVEINKFSDLSGYLKTKSPNDEVNVTLIRDGNEEIVPVTLLKPSQTIIETIGMVKNASKTDLKKFDTDYGLKIYEFDERYKAYWNREGIKEGSIITRINGKKLYTVDDAQNAIKTRNMNEPLQIEVINSQGEKVVYNFR, via the coding sequence ATGAAGAAGATCCTATCATTAGTCGGTGTTTCGGTATTAGGTGGTCTGCTAACCCTAGGTGGTTACAAGCTTTTTATTGAAAAAGAACAACCAGAGCAATTAGCTGTAGAACAGGTTTCCGACTTACCTGTATATGTACCGACAAACACAACTATCAACAATTCTGCTGCAACAATACCTAACTTTGTAGATGCCGCAGAGAAATCTCTAGATGCTGTAGTGCATGTTAAAAACACAGCTATTGTGTCTGCTCCAATAACTATGGGAGATTACTTTTTTGGGAGATCGCAACCTCGCGCACAAGTAGGTACTGGAAGTGGTGTTATCATTTCGCCAACAGGCTACATTGTTACAAATAATCACGTTATCCAAAATGCTAACGAAATTAGCATTACACTCAACAATAATAAAACTTACATGGCAGAATTGGTTGGTACCGATGAAGCTACTGATATTGCCTTAATAAAAATTGAAGCCGAAGAAGATCTACCATTCTTAGCTTTTGGTGATTCTGATGGTGCGAAAATTGGCGAATGGGTTTTAGCCGTTGGTAATCCGTTTAATTTAAATTCTACTGTAACTGCTGGAATAATTAGTGCAAAATCGAGAGACTTAAGTGGTAGAAACACGCAGTCTTTTATTCAAACAGATGCTGCAGTAAATCCAGGTAATTCTGGTGGTGCATTAGTAAATACTAATGGAGATTTAATCGGTATTAATACCGCAATATCGTCTCGTGATGGTTCTTACATTGGGTATTCCTTTGCAGTACCAAGCAACATTGCTCGTAAGATTGTAAACGACATTATGGAATATGGCAATGTACAAAATGGTATTCTTGGTGTAGTTGGTGGTGCACTTAACAGTAAAGCTGCAGAAGAACTAGGAACTAACATTACAGAAGGTTTTTATGTAAGCGATGTTACTGAAGATACAGGTGCAGAAAAAGCCGGAATTAAATCTGGAGACATCATTAAAAAAATTGACAATGTTGAAATTAATAAGTTCTCTGACCTATCTGGTTATCTAAAAACTAAAAGTCCAAACGACGAAGTTAACGTAACTCTGATAAGAGATGGTAATGAAGAAATTGTACCTGTTACACTTTTAAAACCTTCTCAAACCATAATAGAGACTATTGGCATGGTAAAAAATGCTTCCAAAACGGACTTAAAGAAATTTGACACTGACTATGGTCTAAAAATATATGAATTTGATGAGCGCTACAAAGCCTACTGGAACAGAGAAGGTATAAAAGAGGGCAGCATCATAACACGAATTAATGGTAAAAAATTATACACTGTTGATGATGCACAAAATGCTATTAAAACAAGAAATATGAACGAACCACTTCAAATTGAAGTTATAAATAGTCAAGGAGAAAAGGTTGTTTATAATTTTAGATAA
- the trmD gene encoding tRNA (guanosine(37)-N1)-methyltransferase TrmD, with protein sequence MRIDIITVLPELLKSPFEASILKRAIEADLVEVHFHNLRDYTTDNYKSVDDYQFGGGAGMVMMIEPIDKCISGLQSERNYDEIIYMTPDGERLNQSIANQVSLKENIIILCGHYKGVDQRVRDKFITREISIGDYVLSGGELGAAVLCDAVIRLIPGVLGNETSALTDSFQDNLLAPPIYTRPRDYKGMKVPEVLFSGNFGKIEKWREEQAYLRTKERRPDLLEE encoded by the coding sequence ATGCGCATAGATATCATAACCGTTTTACCAGAACTTTTAAAAAGTCCGTTTGAAGCTTCAATACTTAAACGTGCCATAGAAGCAGATTTGGTAGAAGTTCATTTTCATAACCTTAGAGATTACACCACAGACAATTATAAATCTGTGGACGATTACCAATTTGGTGGTGGAGCTGGTATGGTAATGATGATAGAGCCCATAGATAAATGTATTTCTGGTTTGCAATCAGAGCGTAACTATGACGAAATCATATATATGACACCAGATGGCGAGCGTCTTAACCAAAGTATAGCCAACCAAGTATCATTAAAAGAAAACATCATCATACTTTGTGGTCATTATAAAGGTGTAGACCAACGCGTGCGCGATAAATTTATCACCAGAGAAATCTCAATTGGAGATTATGTGTTGTCTGGTGGCGAATTGGGTGCAGCTGTGCTATGCGATGCGGTTATTAGATTAATACCAGGTGTTTTGGGAAATGAGACTTCTGCCCTAACCGATTCGTTTCAAGATAATCTGTTAGCACCACCAATTTATACAAGACCGAGAGACTATAAAGGCATGAAAGTCCCTGAAGTATTGTTTAGCGGTAACTTTGGTAAAATAGAAAAATGGCGCGAAGAACAAGCCTACCTACGTACCAAAGAAAGACGGCCAGATTTACTGGAAGAATAA
- the rplS gene encoding 50S ribosomal protein L19 produces MDSLVKFVQDEFVTKKDLPNFSAGDTITVYYEIREGDKVRTQFFKGVVLQRKGSGASETFTIRKMSGTVGVERIFPINLPALQKIEVNKRGKVRRARIFYFRGLTGKKARIKEVRR; encoded by the coding sequence ATGGATTCTTTAGTAAAATTTGTACAAGACGAATTTGTAACCAAAAAAGACTTACCAAACTTTAGTGCTGGTGATACAATTACTGTATACTACGAAATTAGAGAAGGTGATAAAGTAAGAACACAGTTCTTTAAAGGTGTTGTATTACAACGTAAAGGAAGTGGTGCTTCAGAAACTTTTACAATCCGTAAAATGTCTGGTACTGTTGGTGTAGAGCGTATCTTCCCAATTAACTTACCAGCTTTACAAAAAATTGAAGTTAACAAGCGCGGTAAAGTACGTAGAGCACGTATATTCTACTTTAGAGGTCTTACTGGTAAAAAAGCAAGAATTAAAGAAGTTAGAAGATAA